One window of the Candidatus Palauibacter australiensis genome contains the following:
- a CDS encoding LptF/LptG family permease, whose amino-acid sequence MRTLTRYILSRHAGPFIFAAIGTTVLLLLDQVSKRFERLIGKDLEWSVIAEVFVYSIPFILAQTLPMAVLIAVLYVFSRMEGDFEITAVKASGIPLSRVMAPLLVCAVILAGGMTWFNNTVLPQSNHHLQVLLTGIGRKKPTFNLREHTINEVLPSYVYVHPGMIDREESVVHDVAIYDERNGQESRSIYATRGKMGFSEEGEDLYFDLEDGVVQVRMNERPHAFRRIAFERMLLKIPDVANGLERDTAAIRGDREMNIADMRVEADRGAQMADAARWESLVYAQAITRMLLDFAQPLADGTYAGEGDIPDWDDNMADWADYVADRKDDIPELEADLPDWADLPDRGDDPSATPGAPAQGEMGPEPVGQRAAPDSTRQVAESAARRFYSASDAANQFQSYAEREVTGLRRINQYWVEIHKKGTIPAACIVFVLLGAPIAVRFPRGGVALVVGVSLGIFGAYYVSLIGGERLADRLWISPLWAMWAPNVIFGAAGIVALARSTKVMR is encoded by the coding sequence ATGCGAACTCTCACCCGCTATATCCTGAGCCGTCACGCCGGGCCGTTCATCTTCGCCGCCATCGGCACCACGGTGCTGCTCCTCCTCGACCAGGTGAGCAAGCGCTTCGAGCGGCTCATCGGCAAGGACCTCGAGTGGTCGGTGATCGCCGAGGTCTTCGTCTACTCCATCCCCTTCATCCTCGCCCAGACCCTGCCGATGGCCGTGCTCATCGCGGTCCTGTACGTCTTCAGCCGGATGGAGGGCGACTTCGAGATCACCGCCGTCAAGGCGAGCGGCATCCCCCTGTCGCGCGTGATGGCCCCGCTCCTCGTTTGTGCCGTCATTCTGGCCGGCGGAATGACCTGGTTCAACAACACGGTCCTGCCGCAGTCGAATCATCACCTGCAGGTGCTGCTCACGGGGATCGGCCGCAAGAAGCCAACCTTCAACCTTCGGGAACATACGATCAACGAGGTGCTCCCGTCCTATGTCTACGTGCACCCCGGCATGATCGACCGGGAGGAGAGCGTGGTGCACGATGTCGCGATCTACGATGAGCGAAATGGCCAGGAGAGCCGCTCCATCTACGCGACGCGTGGAAAGATGGGCTTCTCGGAGGAGGGGGAGGACCTCTATTTCGACCTCGAGGACGGCGTCGTCCAGGTACGCATGAACGAGCGCCCGCACGCCTTCCGGCGCATCGCCTTCGAGCGGATGCTGCTCAAGATCCCGGATGTGGCGAACGGGCTCGAGCGCGATACCGCGGCCATACGCGGCGATCGCGAGATGAACATCGCCGACATGCGCGTGGAGGCGGATCGCGGCGCGCAGATGGCGGACGCGGCGCGTTGGGAGAGCCTCGTGTACGCGCAGGCGATCACCCGCATGCTGCTGGACTTCGCGCAGCCTCTCGCGGACGGCACCTATGCCGGGGAGGGCGACATCCCCGACTGGGACGATAACATGGCCGACTGGGCGGATTACGTCGCCGACCGGAAGGATGACATCCCCGAACTGGAAGCCGACCTTCCCGACTGGGCCGATCTCCCCGACCGGGGTGACGACCCCTCCGCGACACCGGGCGCGCCCGCCCAGGGCGAGATGGGGCCGGAACCCGTGGGGCAGCGCGCCGCGCCGGATTCCACCAGGCAGGTCGCCGAGAGCGCGGCCCGCCGCTTCTACTCCGCCTCCGATGCGGCGAACCAATTCCAGTCCTACGCCGAGCGCGAGGTCACGGGCCTTCGCCGAATCAACCAGTACTGGGTCGAGATTCACAAGAAGGGGACGATCCCGGCCGCGTGCATCGTCTTCGTCCTCCTCGGCGCCCCGATCGCCGTCCGGTTCCCGCGCGGCGGCGTCGCGCTCGTCGTCGGCGTCAGCCTGGGCATCTTCGGGGCGTACTACGTCTCGCTCATCGGGGGCGAGCGGCTCGCCGACCGCCTCTGGATCTCGCCGCTCTGGGCCATGTGGGCCCCGAACGTCATCTTCGGCGCCGCCGGGATCGTGGCCCTCGCGCGCTCCACCAAGGTGATGCGCTGA
- a CDS encoding LptF/LptG family permease: MKLLDRYVLYQFLRIFAACALGVPFLFMVIDIADNLDRFLDQGSTWSQIVLHYVYEFPYQSLLGFPIAALLGSVFTVASMSRHFEVAAVKAGGVSFYRLVLPILCGATLLSFVALGLTELVAVTTRKSAEILEQEEARSQTIRNSFVYRGDDGLVYKARLLDTREGRMDDVQIERRGSGPDFPTVHITANVARYDPAFSRWVLQQGWMREFRGPEEETAFEFAELFVRQLDETPEELQARPKEPDEMRYAELGRLIESVERSGGTTNGLRTSRALRIAFPFICLVIAVFGIPLAHSNKRGGAPTSIGIALGTTILFLTLIRIAEAMGAGGALSPAAAAWLPNIVFFGAGLLLFAKLRT; the protein is encoded by the coding sequence GTGAAACTGCTCGACCGGTACGTCCTTTACCAGTTCCTGAGGATCTTCGCGGCCTGCGCGCTCGGCGTGCCGTTCCTCTTCATGGTCATCGACATCGCCGACAACCTCGACAGGTTCCTCGACCAGGGGTCGACCTGGTCCCAGATCGTCCTCCACTACGTGTACGAGTTTCCGTACCAGTCGCTGCTCGGGTTTCCGATCGCCGCCCTGCTGGGGTCCGTGTTCACGGTGGCCTCCATGTCCCGGCACTTCGAGGTCGCGGCCGTCAAGGCGGGCGGCGTTTCCTTCTACCGGCTCGTGCTCCCGATCCTCTGCGGCGCCACGCTGCTCAGCTTCGTCGCGCTCGGCCTCACGGAACTCGTCGCCGTGACGACGCGGAAGTCGGCCGAAATCCTCGAGCAGGAGGAGGCCCGCAGCCAGACGATCCGGAACTCCTTCGTCTACCGGGGAGACGACGGCCTCGTGTACAAGGCGCGACTGCTCGACACGCGCGAGGGCCGGATGGACGACGTGCAGATCGAGCGGAGGGGATCGGGACCCGACTTCCCCACCGTACACATCACGGCCAACGTCGCCAGGTACGACCCGGCGTTCTCGCGCTGGGTGCTCCAGCAGGGGTGGATGCGGGAGTTCCGCGGCCCGGAGGAAGAAACCGCCTTCGAGTTCGCCGAACTGTTCGTGCGACAACTGGACGAGACGCCCGAGGAGCTGCAGGCCAGACCCAAGGAACCGGACGAGATGCGCTACGCGGAACTGGGGCGCCTCATCGAGTCCGTAGAACGGTCGGGCGGCACGACGAACGGGCTAAGGACCTCTCGCGCGCTGCGCATCGCCTTCCCCTTCATCTGCCTTGTGATCGCCGTGTTCGGCATACCGCTGGCGCACAGCAACAAGCGGGGCGGCGCGCCGACTTCGATCGGGATCGCGCTCGGGACGACGATCCTCTTCCTGACTCTGATCCGCATCGCCGAAGCGATGGGCGCCGGAGGGGCGCTGTCACCGGCGGCGGCGGCCTGGCTGCCCAACATCGTCTTCTTCGGCGCCGGCCTGCTTCTCTTCGCGAAACTGCGCACGTAG
- the gmd gene encoding GDP-mannose 4,6-dehydratase produces MIALITGITGQDGSYLAEFLLDKGYEVHGVVRRSSVEKYDRISHLRDRITLHQADLLDQLSLIRVLERVQPREVYNLAAQSFVPTSWDQPLLTGEFTALGVTRMLEAIRAVEPAIRFYQASSSEMFGKVRETPQDEDTPFYPRSPYGVAKVYGHFITVNYRESYDLFAASGILFNHESPRRGREFVTRKVSWEAARIHRGLADRLSIGNLGAERDWGFAGDYVEAMWLMLQAETPEDYVIGTGVTHSVQRLIEIAFDEIGRDWREHVEQDPELLRPAEVERLCADPSKAKRQLGWESRMSFEEMIRLMVRSDIERIDAQTG; encoded by the coding sequence ATGATCGCGCTCATCACCGGCATCACGGGACAGGATGGCTCCTACCTGGCCGAGTTCCTGCTCGACAAGGGGTACGAGGTGCACGGCGTCGTGCGCCGTTCCTCGGTGGAGAAATACGACCGCATCTCGCATCTGCGGGACCGGATCACCCTCCACCAGGCGGACCTCCTCGACCAGCTGTCGCTCATTCGCGTTCTCGAACGCGTGCAGCCCCGTGAGGTGTACAACCTCGCGGCGCAGTCCTTCGTCCCCACCTCCTGGGATCAGCCGCTGCTGACGGGCGAGTTCACGGCGCTGGGCGTGACGCGCATGCTCGAGGCGATCCGCGCGGTCGAACCCGCGATCCGCTTCTACCAGGCCTCCTCGTCGGAGATGTTCGGAAAGGTGCGGGAAACCCCGCAGGACGAGGACACGCCCTTCTATCCGCGCAGCCCGTACGGCGTCGCGAAGGTGTACGGCCACTTCATTACGGTGAACTACCGGGAGAGCTACGACCTGTTCGCGGCGAGCGGGATCCTCTTTAACCACGAGAGCCCCCGGCGGGGCCGCGAATTCGTCACGCGCAAGGTGAGTTGGGAGGCGGCCCGCATCCACCGGGGTCTCGCCGACCGCTTGTCGATCGGGAACCTCGGGGCGGAGCGCGACTGGGGATTCGCGGGCGACTACGTCGAGGCGATGTGGCTCATGCTTCAGGCGGAGACGCCCGAAGACTACGTGATCGGGACCGGCGTGACCCATTCCGTGCAACGGTTGATCGAGATCGCCTTCGACGAGATCGGACGCGACTGGCGCGAGCACGTGGAACAGGACCCGGAGCTTCTGAGGCCGGCCGAAGTCGAGCGGCTCTGTGCCGACCCGTCGAAGGCGAAGCGGCAACTGGGCTGGGAGTCCCGCATGTCGTTCGAGGAGATGATCCGCCTCATGGTGCGAAGCGACATCGAACGGATCGACGCCCAGACCGGCTAA
- the ilvA gene encoding threonine ammonia-lyase, translating to MLENSDVVAARERIRSGVARTTCPQSFALEARAAGRFHLKTEFRQRTGSFKDRGSLHKLLRLGPAAREGGVIAASAGNHAQALAYHAARLEIACTIVMPTHAPLIKVAHTRGYGARVIQTGETLSDGMALVDRLAREEGFTPVHAFDDLDVMAGQGTIGLEILEQVPDLTTVIVPVGGGGMISGVATVVKAQRPKVRVIGVEAAASPGARESLAAGKPVHLENSDTLADGIAVKRIGDLAFPHLAALVDDVVLIDEEQITRAIFFLLESEKFVVEGGGAVSVAAVLEGKVDLGPSDVTVCILSGGNIDMNLVSRVIDRALWSDGRLARLAVVVRDRPGYLNEVTALVAIEGANVLHIEHTRAFGDISVGKVGIELTIETRGRDHIATIVAKLRELGHRVEELS from the coding sequence ATGCTCGAGAACTCAGACGTCGTCGCGGCCCGCGAACGGATCCGGTCCGGCGTGGCGCGGACCACCTGCCCGCAGTCCTTCGCCCTGGAGGCGCGCGCCGCTGGCCGCTTCCATCTCAAGACCGAGTTCCGGCAGCGCACCGGGTCGTTCAAGGACCGTGGGTCGCTCCACAAACTGCTGCGCCTCGGCCCGGCCGCGCGCGAGGGAGGCGTCATCGCGGCCAGCGCCGGGAATCACGCCCAGGCCCTCGCGTATCACGCCGCCCGGCTGGAGATCGCGTGCACGATCGTGATGCCCACGCACGCGCCTCTCATCAAGGTCGCCCACACCCGCGGCTACGGCGCCCGCGTGATTCAGACCGGGGAGACCCTCTCCGACGGGATGGCGCTCGTCGACCGCCTGGCCCGCGAGGAGGGGTTCACGCCCGTCCACGCGTTCGATGACCTCGATGTGATGGCGGGCCAGGGGACGATCGGGCTGGAGATCCTCGAACAGGTGCCCGACCTCACGACGGTCATCGTCCCCGTCGGAGGGGGCGGGATGATCTCCGGCGTCGCGACCGTGGTGAAGGCGCAGCGCCCGAAGGTGCGCGTGATCGGCGTGGAGGCCGCGGCCTCGCCCGGGGCCCGTGAGTCGCTGGCCGCCGGGAAGCCCGTACACCTGGAGAACTCGGACACGCTGGCGGACGGCATCGCCGTGAAGCGGATCGGCGACCTCGCCTTCCCTCACCTGGCGGCGCTCGTGGACGACGTCGTCCTCATCGACGAGGAACAGATCACCCGCGCGATCTTCTTCCTCCTCGAATCGGAGAAGTTCGTCGTGGAGGGCGGCGGAGCGGTGTCCGTGGCCGCCGTCCTCGAGGGAAAGGTCGACCTCGGCCCGTCCGACGTCACCGTCTGCATCCTCTCCGGCGGCAACATCGACATGAACCTCGTGTCGCGGGTCATCGACCGCGCGCTCTGGTCCGATGGCCGGCTCGCGCGTCTCGCCGTCGTCGTCCGCGACCGTCCGGGCTACCTCAACGAAGTGACGGCGCTCGTTGCGATCGAGGGCGCCAACGTCCTCCACATCGAACACACGCGCGCCTTCGGGGACATCTCCGTCGGGAAGGTGGGGATCGAACTCACAATCGAGACGCGCGGCCGCGACCACATCGCGACGATCGTGGCCAAGCTCCGCGAACTCGGCCACCGGGTCGAAGAACTGTCCTGA
- a CDS encoding bifunctional response regulator/alkaline phosphatase family protein: MTEGTKTVAGRILWVDDEVDLLRPHLMLLRSSGYHVDAVMNGQDAMELLTAASYDLVLLDERMPGLRGIEVLDRIRSSAPRLPVVMVTKSEEESTMHEAIGRRADDYIVKPTSPRQVLSVVTRLLAGPALRHEHITRDFSRRFGELRERVSTAASWRDWADLYSELVDWDLKLEEAGESGLREILKGLHTDLSRGFCDLVADRYGEWVHEGGERGPTLSVDVLSRFFRPILDEDPAALLVVMDCMRLDQWRAVLPIVSEYFEIEEALYAGLLPTATPFARNAIFGGIFADELAERRPEWWERGSETGYNSFEDELFERHIHELTASRIPVHYEKIFSAQESEPMLARLGGYLSSPSATALVFGFVDMLTHGRARSRLIWEMAQDSSALRSLTVTWFERSPALKALRLAAQRGVRVLLTTDHGSIHCRRPATIYAGRDASTSLRYKIGDDMKVENPAAVMSTSDADEWRMPPGGMSKTFALCREDYFFVYPTRLREYQNRYRDSFLHGGVSPDEMVLPAALLTPR, encoded by the coding sequence ATGACGGAAGGGACAAAGACCGTGGCAGGCCGGATCCTGTGGGTGGACGACGAAGTCGACCTGCTGCGTCCGCATCTCATGCTGCTGCGGTCCTCGGGCTATCACGTCGATGCCGTGATGAACGGCCAGGACGCGATGGAACTCCTGACGGCGGCTTCCTACGATCTCGTACTTCTGGACGAGCGCATGCCCGGGCTGCGCGGGATCGAGGTCCTCGACCGCATCCGGAGTTCCGCCCCCCGCCTCCCCGTGGTGATGGTCACGAAGAGCGAAGAGGAATCGACCATGCACGAGGCGATCGGACGGCGGGCGGACGACTACATCGTCAAGCCGACGAGCCCCCGGCAGGTGCTGTCGGTCGTGACGCGGCTCCTCGCCGGCCCGGCCCTGCGCCACGAGCACATCACGCGCGACTTCTCGCGCCGCTTCGGCGAGTTGCGCGAGCGGGTCTCCACGGCGGCTTCGTGGCGGGACTGGGCCGACCTGTACTCGGAACTGGTCGACTGGGACCTGAAGCTGGAGGAGGCCGGCGAGTCGGGCCTGCGCGAGATCCTCAAGGGGCTGCACACCGACCTGAGCCGAGGTTTCTGCGATCTCGTGGCGGACCGGTACGGGGAGTGGGTGCACGAGGGGGGCGAGCGGGGGCCGACCCTCTCGGTGGACGTGCTGTCCCGCTTCTTCCGGCCGATCCTGGACGAGGATCCGGCGGCGCTGCTCGTCGTGATGGACTGCATGCGGCTGGACCAGTGGCGGGCTGTCCTCCCCATCGTCAGCGAATACTTCGAGATCGAGGAGGCGCTCTACGCGGGTCTCCTGCCTACGGCGACCCCGTTCGCGCGCAACGCGATCTTCGGAGGCATCTTCGCGGACGAACTCGCCGAGCGTCGTCCGGAGTGGTGGGAGAGGGGCAGCGAGACCGGCTACAACTCCTTCGAGGACGAACTCTTCGAGCGGCATATCCACGAACTGACCGCGTCGCGGATCCCCGTGCACTACGAGAAGATCTTCTCGGCCCAGGAGAGCGAGCCCATGCTGGCGCGGCTCGGCGGTTACCTGTCGTCTCCTTCCGCCACGGCGCTCGTGTTCGGCTTCGTGGACATGCTCACGCACGGGAGGGCGCGGTCGCGCCTGATCTGGGAGATGGCGCAGGACAGCAGCGCGCTGCGCTCGCTCACGGTGACCTGGTTCGAGCGTTCGCCGGCGCTGAAGGCGCTCCGGCTGGCCGCGCAGCGGGGCGTCCGGGTCCTCCTCACGACGGACCACGGTTCGATTCACTGCCGGCGGCCCGCCACGATCTACGCCGGGCGCGACGCATCGACGAGCCTGCGCTACAAGATCGGCGACGACATGAAGGTGGAGAACCCGGCCGCGGTCATGTCGACTTCGGACGCGGACGAATGGCGAATGCCTCCCGGCGGGATGAGCAAGACCTTCGCCCTCTGTCGGGAGGACTACTTCTTCGTCTACCCGACGCGGCTGCGGGAATACCAGAACCGGTACCGGGACAGTTTCCTGCACGGCGGGGTGAGCCCCGACGAGATGGTGCTTCCCGCCGCGCTGCTCACGCCGCGGTGA
- a CDS encoding glycosyltransferase family 9 protein translates to MRPDRSLRGAGAPPRRVAIVLMSAVGSTVQGMPIVASLRRAWPGAHITWVLQPGPATLMAGRPDVDRIVRFHRRLGARAYSRFRRDVAGETFDLVICLQPNFKGGTVTRLLRAPERLGHDRPRARDLSWLATNRRIPPAPVAHIQDELFEFLDHLGVPRRLEWRFHFTEEERRVSARWREEFSLPVLAVVPRSSNARRNWTLEGTARVIDMAAGDLGLQPVLLGGDSEEELRDARRLERLCGVPPRVALGGTLRELAGRLSASDLALAPDTGPLHMAVALGTPTIGLYGYTDPRRSGPYGRFTDLTVDHFHGPAGSDGERMPSRATRAGRMSRIRAEEVVLKLERAIRSYLTT, encoded by the coding sequence ATGCGGCCCGATAGATCCCTGCGCGGCGCGGGCGCTCCGCCGCGCAGGGTCGCCATCGTGCTCATGAGTGCGGTGGGAAGCACCGTGCAGGGGATGCCCATCGTCGCGTCGCTCCGGCGGGCCTGGCCGGGCGCCCACATCACCTGGGTGCTGCAGCCGGGCCCCGCCACGCTGATGGCCGGCCGGCCGGATGTCGACCGGATCGTGCGCTTTCACCGACGGCTCGGCGCCCGCGCCTATTCCCGCTTTCGGCGTGACGTGGCAGGAGAAACGTTCGATCTCGTCATCTGTCTGCAGCCGAACTTCAAGGGAGGGACGGTCACGCGTCTCCTGCGCGCTCCGGAGCGCCTCGGCCACGATCGCCCGCGCGCCCGCGACCTGAGCTGGCTGGCCACGAACCGCCGCATCCCGCCGGCTCCCGTGGCCCACATTCAGGACGAACTGTTCGAATTCCTCGACCACCTCGGCGTCCCGCGGCGCCTGGAATGGCGGTTTCATTTCACGGAGGAGGAGCGGCGGGTCTCGGCGCGGTGGCGGGAGGAATTCTCGCTTCCGGTGCTTGCGGTCGTGCCGCGGAGTTCCAACGCCCGAAGAAACTGGACCCTCGAGGGGACGGCGCGGGTAATCGACATGGCGGCCGGAGATCTGGGCCTTCAGCCCGTCCTCCTGGGAGGAGACTCCGAAGAGGAACTGCGGGATGCCCGCCGCCTCGAACGGTTGTGCGGGGTTCCGCCGCGCGTCGCGCTGGGCGGGACGCTGAGGGAGTTGGCGGGCCGGCTCTCCGCGAGCGATCTCGCGCTGGCGCCGGACACGGGTCCTCTGCACATGGCGGTGGCGCTGGGGACGCCGACCATCGGACTGTACGGGTACACGGACCCCAGGCGCAGCGGTCCCTACGGCCGGTTCACGGATCTCACGGTGGACCATTTTCATGGCCCGGCCGGCTCCGATGGCGAGCGGATGCCGTCCCGGGCCACCCGGGCGGGACGCATGTCGAGAATCCGCGCCGAGGAAGTCGTGCTTAAGCTGGAGCGGGCCATCCGCTCGTATCTGACCACCTGA
- a CDS encoding TVP38/TMEM64 family protein, translated as MAALAALLLGAFVPGPVEGAVAAPSAHAGPEIGGPPVLVVAAPVPAQAAQASEPAASESAATEDLGFLARLVTWLRETTAGLGWLGPFFFGLFYALAVVLFVPGSALTIAGGVTFGLALGTLTVFVGANIGAALAFLIARYVLRDRVEKLLANRPALRAIDRAVETQGWRIVFLTRLSPVFPFSAQNYFYGLTGATFTQYVAASLVGMFPGTLLYVYIGAAGAEVAEASGGAASWGQTALLVAGLAATAAVVVLVTRVARRELQKALAEVEDTPG; from the coding sequence GTGGCCGCCCTGGCCGCGCTCCTCCTGGGCGCGTTCGTACCGGGGCCGGTCGAGGGCGCGGTCGCTGCGCCGTCGGCCCACGCGGGTCCCGAGATCGGCGGCCCTCCCGTCCTCGTGGTCGCTGCGCCGGTCCCCGCACAGGCCGCCCAGGCGTCGGAGCCCGCGGCTTCGGAGTCCGCCGCGACGGAGGATCTGGGCTTCCTGGCGCGACTCGTCACCTGGCTGCGCGAGACCACGGCGGGGCTGGGGTGGCTGGGACCCTTCTTCTTCGGACTCTTCTACGCGCTCGCGGTGGTCCTCTTCGTGCCGGGTTCGGCGCTGACGATCGCCGGAGGCGTCACCTTCGGCCTCGCGCTCGGTACCCTCACCGTGTTCGTGGGCGCGAACATCGGGGCCGCGCTCGCCTTCCTCATCGCCCGCTACGTGCTCCGCGACCGCGTCGAGAAGCTCCTCGCCAACCGCCCGGCGCTGCGGGCGATCGACCGCGCGGTCGAAACCCAGGGCTGGCGCATCGTCTTCCTCACCCGCCTCTCACCGGTGTTTCCGTTCAGCGCGCAGAACTACTTCTACGGCCTCACCGGCGCGACCTTCACCCAGTACGTCGCGGCTTCGCTCGTGGGGATGTTCCCGGGGACGCTCCTGTACGTGTACATCGGCGCAGCCGGGGCGGAGGTGGCCGAGGCGTCCGGCGGGGCGGCGAGCTGGGGGCAGACCGCCCTGCTCGTGGCGGGCCTCGCCGCGACGGCCGCCGTCGTCGTCCTCGTCACGCGCGTGGCCCGGCGCGAACTCCAGAAGGCGCTGGCCGAGGTCGAAGACACTCCCGGTTAA